In one window of Procambarus clarkii isolate CNS0578487 chromosome 63, FALCON_Pclarkii_2.0, whole genome shotgun sequence DNA:
- the LOC123769488 gene encoding cytochrome c oxidase subunit 7A, mitochondrial isoform X2, which produces MNTARALVRTFATGSVGRAVKSEVHPGYQKIRAKMLEFQVDNGLPIHLKGGATDNMLFVSTLIVNGIGLAMCLHFFYGMAFPKKN; this is translated from the exons ATGAACACTGCTCGC GCACTTGTCCGAACTTTTGCCACCGGCTCGGTGGGAAGGGCAGTCAAAAGTGAAGTCCATCCAGGATACCAGAAGATCCGTGCAAAGATGCTGGAGTTCCAG GTTGACAATGGTCTACCAATCCACCTTAAGGGGGGTGCCACAGACAACATGCTCTTTGTCAGCACGCTGATTGTTAATGGTATAGGCTTGGCCATGTGCTTACACTTCTTCTATGGCATGGCATTCCCAAAGAAGAATTAA
- the LOC123769488 gene encoding cytochrome c oxidase subunit 7A1, mitochondrial isoform X1 codes for MCLTCMVFVLANVAGYQRPYRAGKALVRTFATGSVGRAVKSEVHPGYQKIRAKMLEFQVDNGLPIHLKGGATDNMLFVSTLIVNGIGLAMCLHFFYGMAFPKKN; via the exons ATGTGtcttacttgtat GGTTTTTGTTTTGGCCAATGTGGCTGGATATCAACGACCTTATCGTGCCGGAAAA GCACTTGTCCGAACTTTTGCCACCGGCTCGGTGGGAAGGGCAGTCAAAAGTGAAGTCCATCCAGGATACCAGAAGATCCGTGCAAAGATGCTGGAGTTCCAG GTTGACAATGGTCTACCAATCCACCTTAAGGGGGGTGCCACAGACAACATGCTCTTTGTCAGCACGCTGATTGTTAATGGTATAGGCTTGGCCATGTGCTTACACTTCTTCTATGGCATGGCATTCCCAAAGAAGAATTAA